The following proteins are encoded in a genomic region of Bdellovibrionales bacterium:
- the rdgB gene encoding RdgB/HAM1 family non-canonical purine NTP pyrophosphatase, translated as MAKLWIATGNNGKLTEFKLLLKSVPLELHSQKELPVFSQPPENGKTFLDNARIKAKALKAVVANEDWVLADDSGLSVDGLGGLPGVHSARYAGEKASMPENIAKLLKMMQIRNISDRKAHFECTLVLLSPTGEEKVYSAQLHGKIAPKITGTNGFGYDPIFIPDGFTKTLGELSDGEKNTLSHRAQAAKKIVEFFSTL; from the coding sequence TTGGCTAAGTTATGGATTGCCACCGGCAACAATGGAAAACTCACCGAGTTTAAACTTCTATTAAAAAGCGTACCTTTAGAATTACACTCGCAAAAAGAGCTCCCTGTATTTTCTCAACCTCCAGAGAATGGAAAAACCTTTCTCGACAACGCTCGCATCAAAGCCAAGGCTCTCAAAGCCGTAGTTGCAAATGAGGACTGGGTCTTGGCCGATGATTCCGGTTTATCGGTCGATGGACTCGGCGGCCTTCCTGGAGTGCATTCCGCCCGTTACGCCGGCGAGAAGGCCAGCATGCCGGAAAACATCGCCAAGCTTTTAAAGATGATGCAGATTCGGAACATCTCCGATCGCAAGGCTCACTTTGAATGCACGTTAGTGTTGCTCTCCCCCACCGGAGAGGAAAAAGTCTACAGCGCTCAACTTCACGGAAAAATTGCACCCAAGATTACAGGAACCAACGGCTTTGGCTACGATCCCATCTTCATCCCCGATGGATTTACTAAAACTTTAGGTGAACTCAGCGACGGAGAAAAGAACACTCTCTCCCATCGCGCCCAAGCCGCGAAAAAAATCGTCGAATTTTTTAGTACACTCTAA
- the rph gene encoding ribonuclease PH, which yields MSTRHDKRANDQLRPVTIETSVNRYAEGSALIKYGHTHVMCTASIEPSIPKWLQGQGKGWITAEYGMLPRSTHDRMNREKTAASGRSQEISRLIARSLRSSTNLFSLGERMITIDCDVQQADGGTRTAAITGGFVALAQALAYLRDREPNFKIPMTSMISAVSVGMVNGEPLLDLCYLEDSSAETDVNFVMNHDNAFVEIQGTAEEKPFTAEHLTKMSLLAQKGCAELFKIQKKCLNSMGIEIG from the coding sequence ATGAGCACACGACATGATAAAAGAGCAAACGATCAACTTCGTCCCGTAACTATCGAAACGTCTGTCAATCGCTATGCCGAGGGCAGCGCTTTGATCAAGTATGGTCACACACATGTGATGTGCACCGCGAGCATTGAGCCGAGCATTCCCAAGTGGCTTCAAGGCCAAGGGAAAGGCTGGATCACTGCCGAATACGGAATGCTCCCGCGCTCCACTCACGATCGGATGAATCGCGAAAAAACTGCCGCTAGTGGACGCTCTCAAGAGATCTCTCGTCTGATCGCTCGCAGTCTTCGTAGCAGCACGAATCTGTTTTCGCTCGGTGAGCGCATGATCACCATCGATTGTGATGTGCAGCAGGCCGATGGGGGAACTCGCACAGCGGCCATCACTGGGGGCTTTGTGGCTCTCGCCCAGGCCCTCGCCTACTTACGTGATCGTGAGCCGAACTTTAAAATTCCAATGACTTCGATGATTAGTGCCGTGAGTGTGGGAATGGTGAACGGCGAACCTCTTTTGGATCTGTGCTATCTCGAGGACTCCTCCGCCGAGACCGACGTGAACTTTGTCATGAATCATGATAACGCGTTTGTGGAAATTCAAGGAACCGCCGAGGAAAAACCATTCACCGCCGAACATCTCACGAAAATGTCTTTACTCGCCCAAAAAGGCTGCGCAGAACTTTTCAAGATTCAAAAGAAATGTCTCAACTCAATGGGGATCGAAATTGGCTAA
- a CDS encoding N-acetylmuramoyl-L-alanine amidase, producing MRGILWATCALLFNSAQAFTIAIDPGHGGMDRGATRGSANESKVVLGVSQKLNDILNKDPEFKAFLTRTDDRQLELHRRVKIGAKSQADLFLSVHANSSTDASAQGMEIYFRNELDPDDESLMLAHQENQVDENFSRKEKKGDLQSILADLKKSMSTLKSYELSWHIIHEWKVPFSKVRPQAIKQGPFAVVQQSIPSALVEIGFISNEKESKRLVTDAYQKEIAQAIYKGLKDYKETLDKEQTKALK from the coding sequence ATGCGAGGGATTCTGTGGGCGACTTGTGCTCTGCTTTTCAATTCCGCTCAAGCCTTTACTATAGCGATTGATCCCGGCCATGGCGGCATGGATCGTGGAGCCACTCGCGGATCGGCCAACGAGTCGAAAGTGGTTCTCGGAGTGTCGCAAAAACTCAACGACATTCTCAACAAGGACCCAGAATTTAAAGCGTTTCTCACTCGCACCGATGATCGCCAGCTCGAACTCCATCGGCGCGTCAAGATCGGTGCTAAAAGCCAAGCGGATTTATTTTTAAGTGTTCACGCCAACTCATCCACCGACGCCAGCGCTCAAGGAATGGAAATCTATTTTAGAAACGAACTCGATCCTGACGACGAAAGCTTGATGCTCGCCCATCAAGAAAATCAAGTGGACGAAAATTTTTCACGAAAAGAAAAGAAAGGCGATCTTCAAAGTATCCTCGCCGATCTTAAAAAATCGATGTCGACTCTTAAGAGCTACGAACTGAGCTGGCATATTATTCACGAGTGGAAAGTTCCCTTTTCGAAAGTGCGTCCGCAAGCGATTAAACAAGGGCCTTTTGCCGTTGTTCAGCAAAGCATCCCCTCCGCTCTCGTCGAAATTGGTTTTATCTCTAACGAAAAAGAATCGAAGCGTTTAGTCACTGACGCCTATCAAAAAGAAATCGCTCAGGCCATCTATAAGGGCCTTAAAGATTACAAAGAAACTCTAGACAAAGAACAGACAAAAGCTCTAAAGTAG